A DNA window from Citrobacter tructae contains the following coding sequences:
- the eno gene encoding phosphopyruvate hydratase, translating into MSKIVKIIGREIIDSRGNPTVEAEVHLEGGFVGMAAAPSGASTGSREALELRDGDKSRFMGKGVLKAVGAVNGPIAQALLGKDAKDQAGIDKIMIDLDGTENKSNFGANAILAVSLANAKAAAAAKGLPLYAHIAELNGTPGKFSMPVPMMNIINGGEHADNNVDIQEFMIQPVGAKSLKEAVRMGSEVFHNLAKVLKAKGMNTAVGDEGGYAPNLGSNAEALAVIAEAVKAAGYELGKDITLAMDCAASEFYKDGKYVLAGEGNKAFTSEEFTHFLEELTKQYPIVSIEDGLDESDWDGFAYQTKVLGDKIQLVGDDLFVTNTKILKEGIDKGIVNSILIKFNQIGSLTETLAAIKMAKDAGYTAVISHRSGETEDATIADLAVGTAAGQIKTGSMSRSDRVAKYNQLIRIEEALGEQAPYNGRKEIKGQA; encoded by the coding sequence ATGTCCAAAATCGTTAAAATCATCGGTCGTGAAATCATCGACTCCCGTGGTAACCCGACTGTTGAAGCCGAAGTACACCTGGAAGGTGGTTTCGTTGGTATGGCAGCAGCTCCGTCAGGTGCTTCTACTGGTTCCCGCGAAGCACTGGAACTGCGCGATGGCGACAAATCCCGTTTCATGGGTAAAGGCGTACTGAAAGCGGTTGGCGCGGTAAACGGCCCAATTGCTCAGGCTCTGCTGGGTAAAGATGCTAAAGATCAGGCTGGCATCGACAAGATCATGATCGATCTGGACGGTACTGAAAACAAATCCAACTTCGGTGCAAACGCCATCCTGGCTGTGTCCCTGGCGAATGCCAAAGCAGCAGCTGCTGCTAAAGGCCTGCCGCTGTATGCGCACATCGCTGAGCTGAACGGTACTCCGGGCAAATTCTCTATGCCGGTTCCGATGATGAACATCATCAACGGTGGTGAGCACGCTGACAACAACGTCGACATCCAGGAATTTATGATTCAGCCAGTTGGCGCTAAATCCCTGAAAGAAGCCGTACGTATGGGTTCTGAAGTGTTCCATAACCTGGCTAAAGTTCTGAAAGCTAAAGGTATGAACACTGCAGTAGGTGACGAAGGTGGCTACGCGCCGAACCTGGGTTCCAACGCAGAAGCACTGGCTGTTATTGCTGAAGCGGTTAAAGCAGCAGGCTACGAGCTGGGCAAAGACATCACCCTGGCGATGGACTGTGCAGCATCTGAATTCTACAAAGACGGTAAATACGTTCTGGCTGGCGAAGGCAACAAAGCATTCACCTCCGAAGAATTCACTCACTTCCTGGAAGAACTGACCAAACAGTATCCGATCGTGTCTATCGAAGACGGTCTGGACGAATCTGACTGGGACGGTTTCGCATACCAGACTAAAGTACTGGGCGACAAAATCCAGCTGGTTGGTGACGATCTGTTTGTAACCAACACCAAGATCCTGAAAGAAGGTATCGACAAAGGCATCGTTAACTCCATCCTGATCAAATTCAACCAGATCGGTTCTCTGACCGAAACTCTGGCTGCGATCAAAATGGCGAAAGACGCTGGCTACACCGCTGTCATCTCTCACCGTTCAGGCGAAACTGAAGACGCTACCATCGCTGACCTGGCTGTTGGTACCGCTGCAGGCCAGATCAAAACCGGTTCTATGAGCCGTTCTGACCGCGTTGCTAAATACAACCAGCTGATTCGTATCGAAGAAGCTCTGGGTGAACAAGCGCCGTACAACGGTCGTAAAGAGATCAAAGGCCAGGCATAA